The sequence below is a genomic window from Gossypium hirsutum isolate 1008001.06 chromosome A11, Gossypium_hirsutum_v2.1, whole genome shotgun sequence.
TACATCGCGTCCCCAAAAAAAAGAATGCAAGCCTGTtcaacaaaagcttcgaaggatgaaaCCTAATATTGCAGTAAAAATAAGGGAAGAGGTCAGAAAACAATTTGATGCTGGGTTCTTGCAAGTTGTTAattactcagaatgggtagccaaagttgtccctgttcctaagaaggATGGAAAAGTACGGATGTGTGTAAATTACAGAGACTTAAACAATGCTAGCCTAAAGGAAAACTTCTCGCTGCCTCATATCGACACTCTAGTGGATAATACGGCTggttactcactgttctctttcatggatgggtTCTCTGGgtacaaccagataaagatgcatcctgaagacatgaaaagaccacattcataaccttgtggggaaatttttattataaggtgatgccatttgggttgaagaATGCAAGGGCAACGTATCAAAGGGCTATGGTAACCTTGTTTCACGACATAatgcacaaggaaattgaggtctacgtcgatgatatgatcgcaaAGTCCCGAACAGAAAAAGAGCATATACaagttttgataaaattattcttgaggctgagaaagtttcagctaaagctcaatccaacaaaatgtactttcggggctagattaGGAGCTGCTCGGTTTCATCATCAGTGAAAAAAGAATTGAGGTCAACCCTGACAAAGTTAAGGCTATACAACAGTTGCCCGCCACGCACTCAGAAGGAAGTTTGAGGTTTTCTGGGAAGAGTAAATTACATCGCTTGGTTTATTTAGCAACtaattgagaaatgtgaccccatatttcgtcttcTCAAGAAACACAACCCAGGTGTGTGGGATGATGATTGCCAGAGAACCTTTGACAAGgttaaacaatatttgtccaaTCCCCCAGTACTAATGCCACCTAGTCCTGGTAGGCTATTGATACTGTATTTGACAGTATTTGATAATTCAATGGGATGTGTGCTCGACCAACACGATGagacaggaaagaaagaaaaggcgatatattacctcagtaagaaattcactgagtgtgagatgagatattcgccaattgagaaattatgttgtgccttggtttggactactcggagattgaagCAATACATGTTATACCATATGACTTGGTTAATTTCAAAACTGGACCCTCTGAAATaaatgatggagtcaactgctttgaGTGGAAGGCTGGCTCgatggcaaattctgctttctgaattcgacatagtgtATGTGAACCAAAAGGCTGTGAAAGGGAGTGTAATAgtagattttctagccagtagagctttggaagattacgagcctttaaattttgattttcctaatgaagatctaatgtatgtggcaactaccgAAGAAAATATTCCAGAAGATCAtccttggaaactaaattttgacgGGGCGTTAAACACTGTTGGTAacggaattggggcagtcctgaTATCCTCAAATGGGTATCATTATCTATTCacttgcaaattggattttgattgcacaaacaatatggtaGAGTACGAAGCAGGTATCATGGGAATCCGGGCGGCCATTGAATGGAAAATTAAAGTACTAGAGGTGCATGAGGATTTTGCGCTCGTAATATATCAGCTTAAGGGTGAATAGGAAATCAGggaccctaagttgattagttacTGGAAGCTTGTCCTGGAGTTAATTAAGGGGTTCGATGATATCGGTTTCTATTATCTAtcgagatgaaaaccagatggctgatgTCTTGGCTACGTTAGCTTCTTTGATTAAAGTAAATAAACAGGAGGATATGAAGCCGATCCAGATGAGTATTTGTAAGGCACCAGCTCATTGCTGCAATATCGATGAAGAAGAGGAGAGAGATGATTATCCTTGGTATCATAATATTTTACGCTACATGAAGAATAATGAATAACCTGATcaggcaactgaaaatgataagagaatgttgaggaggctggctAGCGACTATGTCTTAGACGAGAAGATCCTGCATAAAAAGAAGAAAGATTaagtgctactaagatgtgttGACGCTGTTGAAGCTAAAAAAAtcctggaagaagtccatgaaggtgTCTGCGAGACGCATGCCAATGGGTTCATAATGGCCaagcaaatcatgagattcgggtattactggtccacgatggaaggagattgcatcagttacgcaaaaaaatgtcataaatgccaaatttattgAGACAAGAtccatgtgcctccttcacctcttcatgttatgacgtCTCCATGGCTTTTCTCAATGTGGGGTAtagatgtcattgggccaatctcGCCGAAGGCTTCTAACGGACATCGGTTCATCTTTATAGTCATcaattacttcaccaagtgggtggaggctatttcttatgccaatgtcacaaagtcagcagtcagtaagttcttgaagaaagagatcatatgtcggtatggcatgccagaaaggatcatatttGACAACGCATTGAATTTGAATAACAGCGTGATAGTAGAGGTCTGTAGGCAATTCAAGATTAAGCACtacaactcgtcaccatatcgcccaaaaatgaatggtgcagttgaggcagctaataaaaatattaagaagattgtggggaaaatgactgagacctacaaggattggcatgaaaagttacCATTTGCTCTGTATTCCTATCGAACATTTGTCAGAACTTCTACCGGGCAACACCTTactcattggtttatgggatggaggcagttttgcccattgaagttgaaatttcttCTCTCCGAGTTTTATCAGAGTTGAAGCTTGACAaggcagaatggatccagtcccAGTATAATCaactgaacttgattgaagaaaagaagctgaaggctattcgtcatggtcaaatgtaccagaagaaaatgatgcgagcttacaacaaaaaggttcgcccAAGAGTTTTCCGTGAGGGAGACTTGGTTTTGAAAATGATCCTCCCTATGCTAAAGGATTTTAagggaaaatggatgccaaaccgggaaagaccttatgtggtaaagaaagctTTTTCTGGAGGGGCACTGATATTAACTGAGATGGACGGTAAGAGCCTGCCTAACCAAGTAAATTCAGATTCAATCAAGAAGTATTTCGCTTAAaatgtgaaaacccgcaaagggcgccttgagaccaaaggggttttgaattgaaaacccagaaagggcaatccaaatttaaaccaaaGATAGGACAGGTGGTAATCTTGCGATGCTGGAATTAACGAAAAGGAAGTACGCatgtcttggggcatcgacagaatACACTAGATCTCCTAGGCACATGATAAGCTCAAAATGATTCTCGTGTAGTTCATACGGAGGAGCTTAGGCTGTGATATCTGAGGCGCTCATTTTTGTTCCCCTTTACCTATTTTTGTACTTTGGCAATATTTGCTTCCTGTAATTAATCCATTTTTCTTGAATCTTGTTCCTAATAAACTTcagttttgtccatctttattTTTATGTTCACGTGCTTGTATTGAAATAACGATTGATAGACTAATAATACTTTTGCAAAAGAGGTTTTGCATATTATTCTGGAAGTTTCTAAAtggtacaagaacctgaaacaggactatcgTTTAGAACTTACCTAGCTTAGGGGTGGAATATTTGTGTTCAAATTGGGATTATCTCTTCAGTCAAAGATATTGATTGAATAAGAAAACAGGATATTATGTCAACCAAAGCATAAGAGGGGATCATGATATTCCTCATTAATACAAATGTCGGGCGTACACATCTGGTCATGATGCTCAGGGTGTGGTGTAATAGACCGAATTGATGAAAGTTTCTAGGTGACAAGAGGGGGTTTGAAGATGGTACAAACCTTAGGTTCTAGAAATACAGTGAAATAgaccctgaagttgcaatggggcAAACCAGTTGAGCAAAATGGGTTGTTTCTACAAGTTTTTGTTGGGAAGTTCTAGTTGAGCAAGAAGACAGCATAATACGATAGTGATAAAACTCTGATGAATAATGAGGAATGACACTTTAAGCATTTAAAAggaatcattctcatgacatttctacattcatatcattcataGCACATTTGGTTAAGAGCATTTGATTCGTTTTTTTCATAGCATTCTAATCATTTGGGCATAAACATAGACATATGAAACTAAGTCTACAGGGCCTGTTCCCCTAGGGGACAGTGTAGCGACGTCAGtgaaattgcagatcttatctccatgtatcggctatggagtagattttagccaccagccttatttctttgaggtagcaagagagcaggttgaaggtacaagtcttatcttcctgaggtagcaagaaaGTAGACtgaaattgcagatcttatctccatgtatcggctatggagcatatcgaagatggcgaatcttatctccatgtatcggtaatagagcagattttagccaccagccttatctctctgaggtagcaagagaacAGGTTAAAggtacaagtcttatcttcctaaggtagTAAGGAAGCAAACTGAAAttccagatcttatctccatgtatcggctatggagtagatcgaagatggcgaatcttatctctatgtatcggttatggagcagattttagccaccggccttatctctctgaggtagcaagagagcaggttgaagatacaagtcttatcttcctgaagtagcaaggaagcagactgaaaattacaaatcttatctccatgtattggCTATAgaatagatcgaagatggcgaatcttatctctatgtatcggctatggagcagattttagctaTTGGCTTTGTccccttgaagttgtagtggagtaggttgaagtcACAaaccttatcttcctgaagttgctataagactacttgaagaagaagaacacTAAAGAAGTCAAAGAttcggcaagaccgggcaaaattggtccttttaggGTCTTTGTTACGTTCTCGTTACACAACAACGGgaaaagaggggcagctgtaagaccCAATTTTGGCCCAGGCCCATGCACATAcaaaaaccaaataataaaacaaaatgttaaatgtccatttacaaataataaacccaaaaagaAAACACAGCTCAATTACATTAAAATAGTCTGGTGACAAAAGGCCCAAATTCAGAAACCCTAGGTTCCTTTCTTCCCCTTGTGCCGCAGCCCCCCACGTTTAACGCCCCACGCACGTCGGCACGCCCACACACAACCCCTAGCTCGCACGTCCATGACCCACGATCGTGCACTCCCCCACGATACCTGCAATTTGAGCAAAGAAATAGGCAGAAACGGTTTTTATATTTGGCTATAAAGTTTTTGAATTTCGATTGTAAAAgggttgggtttttttttacctttttttggaGAGAATATAGATTCAAAATAAAAAGCAAGCAGAGATATATAATAACAACATTTGTTAAAGGTGattcttttagtttttttcctttttcagttttgttatttttcttgctttattttttttcttttgtgtgtAAAAAATGATATAAGAGAAAGAGGGAAACTTACCGGAGTTACGTCGCACTCGCACCACTGAAAGGCCTTACTCTGGTTGTCGCAATCAATCACGGAGGCGATTGAAGGCTTGGTGTTGGCCTTATTTGCGGCTAGAAGAAAGAGGAAAGTGGGGGAGAAgaaagagtttagggttttttttagaaAGAAATCAAAGTTAAAATGTTTTCTTTAGCAAAAGAATGACTTTAAAACAAgctttacttttaataatacaataaagGACAATAAAGGTTCTTGACTTTAAAGCGTGTTAACCCAATTGCTAGGCTGGATCCGCGCATTTTACCTTAAATGGGTAATTTTCGCGGCCAGTCCTTCCCTTTTTACGCTAGTGTTCGATTGGGCCCTTTCCATgctttctttaattcttttaaattgtCCCAGGAATTTGCGCAGGTGTTCATCTTAGTCCGTACTGAAACGGTtcgttttagggtttggttaatTTGCAGTTTTAGTCCCCAAACGTTGGAGCTCGTTTTactttggccaaaaattttgtttaaatggtTTGCTTTGTTCATAAATTGtccctttaattttgtttttcttccaGTTaagttttttattcattttttctataaaataagaatatattattttaacatatagTTTTGTTTAACaaaattgatatatatttttgtatatattattttaacaaaataagaaTATACTGTTTTTTTCATGtgcatatttatttgttttttcttccaaaatactttcatatattattttgtatttatatactttacttatattaagttttctttattttatgtatatacgtAACTTATACTAAGTTTTTTTTATACTCTAAGTGTACATTATTgacttccttttattttattttttctgtatattttattgattttatattattctatgcatatttattttcttctaaGGACCCTATTTTAAAtggtatattttatttattttcatatactagtacctttgttttttttatgtataaattttcatttcaagtattatttatttagattgaCAAATACTATACTATGTATTACTTACtcttttatatatacattatgTGTCTTGAAatctcatttatatattattatctcatacattatttttatttttattattttttgaccTATTCTGAACTGTCATGTATGTTAccttaaattttttatacatttgtTTGATTGCATACTAATGATTCCAAATTGCATTTCTTCTATATTAtctatatattatttgttttaaaacttGTCACATACTTTTATCTCATGTACAAAACTAAGCTTGTATACACGTTATTGCATCATGATCTTTAAATTCCAACTTTTTGCCCAAGATCAGTCGTTTTTACCCTAAAGTGAACCAAATAAATATACTTTGAGCCAGTATTGCAATTGTTTATTTGAAAAACTTTCAAAACAAAGGTGATATTTGATGTTTTTGGGAATtcaagaaatcgtgccctaacgtgctgggtttcgatctTTCCGTTTGTCCAAATAAACAAATATCCCTTTGAAATTTCATCTATGTTTTCTAAATTTTAGAACAATGCAATGTTCTATATTCAGAAATTTGAgaaatcgtgcccaatcgtgctggatTTCGTTTTTTTCGTTTGGCCAAATAACGGGATACCCTTTTAGATTTCATTGCGGGTTTTGGAAATTATAAGGTGATCTCAATTTTTGAAGGCTTAAAATATCAtgtcctaacatgctggatgtggtattttttttctttaaacgaGTGAATCTCAAAATCCAATTTgagttgttcatatttttttaagAGGGAATCGTATTTTAATggttttcttcaaattttcaacgataggacattaaacaatcaattggtaccaattttgggtgtcacgagggtgctaacccttcctcgtacgtaactgactcccgaaccctttttctcaattttcatagacctaaaattatcgttttaataaatcaaatgttttattaaaatgatcaatctcTAGGTGATCCGATTACACCTCAAAAAAAATCGGTGGCGACTCTAAAATtcgtttttaaagtcgatccccgtttttttcaaaatttaaaaatagtttcgacataTAACTtagataattatttgaaaatctaACTGTAAAAggtaatataaatttaaataaataactgtaaataaaaatatttatatttgacccACAAATTATGGTAatcataattaaatgttatatggACACAATTAAACCTAAGTTATtcattcaagaaaaataaaattataaatggaGACAAGATTATTTGTTAGGGATCAACTCATATAAACaatgagaaaaaaaagaatagagAAATTTGAGTATACAAACTTACATGAAAAACCTCCTTCGAGAggataaaaaatcaaataaaaaaaagacttcactaataaacaaacaaacaaagagtataatatgaaaaaattcaaaacaagcTCTAACCCTAAAAACAAAACTCTTTGACTACAACACAAAATTCTCTTAAAGCTCTCTCTTTATCATCTCTCAAAATCTTATGTTaagaatttgtttattttaaggTTACTATGGCCTTTTTTATAGGCTAAGATTAGTATAATTAGAGTTCAATTGAGAAAAGTACCCTTACTAAGAATCTAATTACGTGATTGTTTTAAGTTAGAATTCGTCATGACGCCACCTTTGCTTTGCTCTATTTCGAACATCGTCTCGTCGCGTCGCTGCAAAGTCGTGTGATTCCTTATCGCAATGTTGCTTCTGCTTTGACTTTGATTCAATTGAAAAAATGCGAGAAATTATTAGATGTAAAACTAGGAGTAAGATTTTGTCCATTTCAATTTCATCTTCAttaacaatatatttatttaaccTTCCTTTATGTTGATACTTGATGGGATTCAGGTGATAATATATTCAAGATCTAGCGGGTTATAAAATAATTCTGCATGAATCAGATCtcaactttataattttttttttttaaatctgaaaaTGAAGAATATTCCCAGGGTCCGTTTTAATTCCTTACTGAAACTCAAtatgaatcattttcataatagAAAAATTAGGCAAATATCATCattagtccttttaatttttattttcttcttaaaatgacgttaactatttatttaatttcaaatttacatcCCAATATTTAAACCCTTATAAATGCGATTTCATTTCAAGTTTAATGCCACTTCTACAtccatatttaaaaattcaatttataatttttttcagcTACTTTAATCAATTTACATtatcacaatttttttaaaaagaataataaaataaatacaaaatctattTCACTCAACTATCTTGAATAaacaattactaaattaacttacttattctttttttaatgaaTTACAAGAATATGATTCGAACCCAGACCACATCTATACATCATTCTTTTATACCTGAAACATCTAATATATtgcatgaaaaatattaaatacattcaTTCCAACGACAAACCTATGCAAATGTTAATTTCTTTaataactattatttaaattttaatgattttaataatctatatatTCACCCGTTAACAAATCATAAAAATCTTAACTTaaaatttggggattttgatagCAAAAAGGAGTTAGAAGCGTTAATGGGGTGGAGAAATGTTGAATCAAATCAGGTCCACTTATCTTATCTTATCAACCAACATCTAATCCTCCTATCTCTACTAATTCTCATTGCCTCCTCCCTACTTTATTTTTCATTCCTTGGCCCCACCCAAGGCGACATCATCCACCACTAATCATCATTACACATTTCAATCTCCACAATCAAATGATGCATGCAACTATGTATATTACAATTATGATGATATATGTTAATACTGATAAAAAGCAGAGATTTCTACATCTTCTCTTTCATCTCAACCTTCTACGATATTTTTACCTTTGGTTTCTTCTTTTCaactaaagagaaaaaaaaatactgTATATTACAATTCTCTTCTAAAACAGTCACAGCTCTCTGCCTGCTTTCCtgtgatttttaattttaaaaaaaaaaaaacttaccctTTTAACATATTAGGTTTCTATATTAAGTTTTGTTTGGAATCTTCTCCATTGGAAGTAAAAGTGGAGAATTTCTAGTGTTTCTCTCCTGCGGGTTGGTATGAACTATGAAAGATGCTGCTGTCGAACGATGATGTTTAGGTAGTGAACTTCAATTGTGATTAGAAAAGACAAGGAAATGGGAAGAAAATGAAACTCTTGTTGTTGTTGGTATCCACTTTCCTGGATTTGCACTTGTTCTGGATCTGAAATCTCAGTCTTCTCTCTATATAACTGTTGAAATGCCGCTCCTTATTGGAGATGCAAATGGACTCTCCGGAAGATTGAGTCCCTGGCTGCTGCCAACATAAAATTTATGCACTTTAATGCCTCTCATGCACCAAAAGTGCATGGAATATTGGCTATTATAGGATGCAAAACCTTTTATTGTTGCTTTATTCATTTAATGATTGCGGTTCATTAATTATGGTTTGGATAAGTGAAAAGACTGAGGTTTCGGAACGCAGAAACCAGATACGTACCTATCCTGGTCATTATAATTGGTACTAATATGCTTCACTTTGTCCTCACTGGTTGAACCAGTATTCAGAACATCCAAAAGATAGTTGAAACGCTCCGCGGTCGGGAAATCCACCGCTTGGTCTGCACAGGCTACAACTGTAGTTTTCCAATGGTTAGAAACACATACAACGAGACTTGAAGAATCGGTTGTTTCACTAAGAGAATCCGGTTATATACCATCTGTGTGCTTCAGCTCATCCATAGAGTAGCCAAAATAGAAGTGATTGGTCATATACTGCTTTGGTGCTAATTGCAACTCCGAGAAACGCCTTCTCTCCAACTCCAGTGTTTGCTCGCGATCGTTGATTAGCTGTTTCCGAAATGGTCTCGAGTTATCACAAACTCTTGGCACTGTAAAACGGGCAGGCAATTTGGTGTTGAATCAGAATAAGCTACCAATATGTTACCGGAAATAAAAAAGGATataaaacaaagcataaaatGAAAAGGTAGTAACTTGATTGAAGTTCAGAATCCCCATCTATGAAGTGTGGACCGTAATACATAGGAGGATGCTGTAATTTCTCGGGATACTTCCTGAAAAAACCGAGAGGGAAATAATCGATGTGTCATTGACAAGAACATCAATAAGATTAATCACAAAGCAAATTATTTCACCAACCAGTTTATTTAAGAAGCAAAACAAAAAGTTGCAGGCTTTGGTAACTACAAATGTTTTGGCAATTAGACAGATACAAAAGGTTCATTTTCAACAATCATCCATTCGCAATTGCAAATGGAAGCCATGCGATGTCTGCATAAGGCGGTCGCACCAGTTGTAGCATTCATTGGAATGAAAAATATGTTGATTTTACCATATGAAGACGGCAACCAGGTCAGGGAGAACATAGGAGTCAAGCACACACCGTACATCTGGCCTTTGAGTTTGAACCCCCAAAgtttttaatataaacaatatCCAACTAAATATAGACGAGATGAAGTGCTAGAGAATATGATCATTTAATATGCTATGAAACTGGAAACTTTACCTATCAACAAGCCTTGATTTTTCCCTATATGGTTTCACCAGAACACGAGCCCCACATACGAAATGAGGATTTCCTTTAGCCAGAATTTGCTTCACTGTCTCAGCATAAACAAAAGTGACAAATCCAAACATCCTCTTCTGTTGGCATGGAATCCTAACATCTTGCACCGGTCCGAATTTGCTATAGAATAATTTTAATGGAAACATAAGATCAAATACAGCAGAAGATAAAAATGAACAACTTAAATGATCTTCATAATGATTTCCTTACTTGAAGTAGTGTGAAACGTCTTGTTCGGTGAAGGTACTCTCAGCTGGAAAGGTAAGGTATATCTGCCTAGAACCAGCAACTATTGCACCGGGATCATTCCTCTCGCTGGCATACTCAAGGTACTTGGGAGCATCTTCTGCCAATATCACCGCGTGCTGCCCATGGGGCCTGCAAATCAATATGACAGTTAAATCCAAACATTTCTTTTTTCAGCTAATTGTGTAAATGCAAGGTCCAACATTAACACCATTCGCATTCCGCACCTGTCAATGAGACGAATGCTGCTCTTCAATCGAGCAAGAAGCTTGGTCAGACTATAACCAGCCTTACCATGTCGTTGGCTCTCAGTAAGATACCCCTCAGCTTGAAGTGTCCTCCCATACTTCTCATAATATAATGTAGGCAAAGAGGCAATAGAAACAGGCAACCCTCTCCTTGCTTTTAGAAGCTCGGTGAGCTCCAACTCTAGCTTTTCAAGAGTCCCAGGAGAGACAACATTATCTTCATTACCGGCCTCGTTCGAACTTAAGCTGAAAAGCTGTGAAAAGCTCTCCGGCATAGGCTGGCCATGGAAGTACCTACAATTGTTTCCATGCTTGCAAAACCCCTTGTTGAAGTAATGGCAAATCTTAACAGGGAACTCAGGCAAGCTAGGGGACTTTCGGCTGGTTCTTGCACCCAATGCAGGTTCAGAATAATAGTAACTGCTCGAAAATTCGGAACCAACAGAATTGGGAAGTTCTAACTGGTCTTCAATGTTCAAGAAATGCATTTGGCTTTGGAGGCTATAATCTTCGG
It includes:
- the LOC107923412 gene encoding uncharacterized protein; this translates as MKPNIAVKIREEVRKQFDAGFLQVVNYSEWVAKVVPVPKKDGKVRMCVNYRDLNNASLKENFSLPHIDTLVDNTAGYSLFSFMDGFSGGSMISVSIIYRDENQMADVLATLASLIKVNKQEDMKPIQMSICKAPAHCCNIDEEEERDDYPWYHNILRYMKNNE
- the LOC107922699 gene encoding zinc finger CCCH domain-containing protein 18 isoform X1, whose translation is MDFTESTKIVYNRIQKLEPENVSKIIGYLLLQDNGDLDMIRLAFSPDALLHSLIHKAKSQLSLNKPPVSQVSPTPVVDFPMQLTPFSRAVSTQRAAATPFWDPPVTAAEQHVNSLEFAPPGYSDAVAEDYSLQSQMHFLNIEDQLELPNSVGSEFSSSYYYSEPALGARTSRKSPSLPEFPVKICHYFNKGFCKHGNNCRYFHGQPMPESFSQLFSLSSNEAGNEDNVVSPGTLEKLELELTELLKARRGLPVSIASLPTLYYEKYGRTLQAEGYLTESQRHGKAGYSLTKLLARLKSSIRLIDRPHGQHAVILAEDAPKYLEYASERNDPGAIVAGSRQIYLTFPAESTFTEQDVSHYFNKFGPVQDVRIPCQQKRMFGFVTFVYAETVKQILAKGNPHFVCGARVLVKPYREKSRLVDRKYPEKLQHPPMYYGPHFIDGDSELQSMPRVCDNSRPFRKQLINDREQTLELERRRFSELQLAPKQYMTNHFYFGYSMDELKHTDVVACADQAVDFPTAERFNYLLDVLNTGSTSEDKVKHISTNYNDQDSSQGLNLPESPFASPIRSGISTVI
- the LOC107922699 gene encoding zinc finger CCCH domain-containing protein 18 isoform X2, which produces MDFTESTKIVYNRIQKLEPENVSKIIGYLLLQDNGDLDMIRLAFSPDALLHSLIHKAKSQLSLNKPPVSQVSPTPVVDFPMQLTPFSRAVSTQRAAATPFWDPPVTAAEQHVNSLEFAPPGYSDAVAEDYSLQSQMHFLNIEDQLELPNSVGSEFSSSYYYSEPALGARTSRKSPSLPEFPVKICHYFNKGFCKHGNNCRYFHGQPMPESFSQLFSLSSNEAGNEDNVVSPGTLEKLELELTELLKARRGLPVSIASLPTLYYEKYGRTLQAEGYLTESQRHGKAGYSLTKLLARLKSSIRLIDRPHGQHAVILAEDAPKYLEYASERNDPGAIVAGSRQIYLTFPAESTFTEQDVSHYFNKFGPVQDVRIPCQQKRMFGFVTFVYAETVKQILAKGNPHFVCGARVLVKPYREKSRLVDRKYPEKLQHPPMYYGPHFIDGDSELQSMPRVCDNSRPFRKQLINDREQTLELERRRFSELQLAPKQYMTNHFYFGYSMDELKHTDVVACADQAVDFPTAERFNYLLDVLNTGSTSEDKVKHISTNYNDQDSQGLNLPESPFASPIRSGISTVI